In one window of Chryseobacterium sp. JV274 DNA:
- a CDS encoding shikimate kinase, with translation MVISLIGYMGSGKSHISKILSEKIDFKLIDLDKEISRRNKLTIPEIFEKKGEIYFRKLEREALEEILASEENVVLSLGGGTPVYYNNMEIINHNSKSVFLRSSVGTLVERLSKQKEKRPLIANISDEDLPEFIAKHLFERNQFYSKAQFTVGTDSREPEDIVNEIIEKLYL, from the coding sequence ATGGTAATTTCATTGATTGGATACATGGGAAGTGGCAAATCTCACATTTCCAAAATATTAAGCGAAAAAATCGATTTTAAACTGATTGATCTCGATAAAGAGATTTCCAGAAGAAATAAATTAACCATCCCGGAAATTTTTGAAAAGAAGGGTGAGATTTACTTTAGAAAGCTGGAAAGAGAGGCCCTGGAAGAGATATTGGCTTCGGAAGAAAATGTAGTTTTAAGTCTTGGCGGAGGGACTCCTGTGTATTACAATAATATGGAGATCATCAATCATAACTCTAAAAGTGTTTTCTTAAGAAGTTCTGTGGGAACATTGGTTGAAAGGCTTTCAAAACAGAAAGAAAAAAGACCGTTGATTGCCAATATATCTGATGAAGACCTCCCTGAATTCATCGCTAAACATTTATTTGAAAGAAATCAGTTTTACAGTAAAGCACAATTCACTGTAGGTACAGATTCCAGAGAACCGGAAGATATTGTCAACGAAATAATAGAAAAGCTCTATCTCTAG
- the mtaB gene encoding tRNA (N(6)-L-threonylcarbamoyladenosine(37)-C(2))-methylthiotransferase MtaB, whose amino-acid sequence MSTFHRTAAFHTLGCKLNFAETSTIARQLTDAGYDKVSFDDKANVYVINTCSVTENADRECKMHVKRAMKANPEGLVVIVGCYAQLKPEEISQIEGVDLVLGAKEKFNILSYLDDLEKSESEGIVHSCEIEETDFFIGSYSIGDRTRAFLKVQDGCDYKCTYCTIPLARGISRSDTIENVLRNATEIAAKDIKEIVLTGVNIGDYGKGEFGNKRHEHTFLDLISELDKVEGIERIRISSIEPNLLKDESIELVSKSKSFVPHFHIPLQSGSDDLLKKMKRRYLTKLYNDRVNKIREVMPDAAIGVDVIVGFPGETEEIFMETYNFLNELPITYLHVFTYSERENTEAAAMEGVVPIAERKKRNKMLRILSEKKKMAFYQTQLGKSLPVLWEHENKDGKMFGFTENYVRVQKDFDPASVNKIEFLNLEKILSDGTVSVQSSYQNFLAKA is encoded by the coding sequence ATGTCTACTTTTCATAGAACTGCCGCGTTTCATACACTTGGCTGCAAATTAAACTTTGCAGAAACATCTACTATTGCCCGTCAATTAACAGATGCTGGTTATGATAAGGTAAGTTTTGATGATAAAGCGAATGTATATGTTATCAATACATGTTCCGTGACAGAAAATGCTGACCGTGAGTGTAAAATGCACGTAAAAAGAGCAATGAAAGCCAATCCGGAAGGACTGGTAGTTATTGTTGGATGCTATGCACAATTGAAACCTGAAGAAATTTCACAAATTGAAGGGGTTGATCTCGTTTTAGGAGCAAAAGAAAAATTCAATATTCTTAGCTATCTTGATGATTTAGAGAAATCCGAAAGTGAAGGAATAGTTCACTCATGTGAAATTGAAGAAACAGACTTCTTTATCGGAAGTTATTCTATTGGTGACAGAACCAGGGCTTTTCTGAAAGTTCAGGATGGCTGTGACTATAAATGTACCTATTGTACGATCCCGTTAGCAAGAGGAATTTCACGTTCTGATACTATCGAAAATGTTCTCAGAAATGCCACAGAAATTGCTGCAAAAGACATCAAAGAAATTGTTCTTACAGGGGTGAATATCGGTGATTATGGTAAAGGTGAATTCGGAAATAAAAGACACGAGCATACTTTCCTTGATCTTATTTCAGAACTGGATAAGGTAGAAGGGATTGAAAGAATCCGTATATCTTCTATTGAACCCAACCTTCTGAAAGATGAAAGTATTGAGCTGGTTTCTAAAAGTAAAAGCTTTGTTCCTCATTTTCATATCCCATTACAGTCCGGAAGCGATGATCTCTTGAAAAAGATGAAACGCCGTTACCTGACAAAACTGTATAATGACAGAGTAAACAAGATCCGCGAGGTAATGCCTGATGCGGCTATTGGTGTAGATGTTATTGTAGGATTTCCGGGAGAAACAGAGGAGATATTTATGGAAACCTATAATTTCCTTAATGAGCTTCCTATCACTTACCTTCACGTATTTACCTATTCAGAAAGAGAAAATACGGAAGCCGCTGCAATGGAAGGTGTTGTTCCAATAGCTGAAAGAAAAAAAAGAAATAAAATGCTTAGAATTCTATCTGAAAAGAAGAAAATGGCATTCTATCAGACACAACTTGGAAAATCGCTTCCTGTTCTTTGGGAGCACGAAAATAAAGACGGGAAAATGTTTGGCTTCACAGAAAACTATGTGAGAGTTCAAAAAGACTTTGACCCTGCCTCAGTAAACAAAATCGAATTTCTAAATTTAGAAAAAATCCTGTCAGATGGCACGGTTTCAGTGCAATCTTCCTACCAAAATTTTTTAGCAAAAGCATAG
- a CDS encoding FMN-binding glutamate synthase family protein, whose protein sequence is MRDKFLSWGIVLVAAIWIIALLIRAHYWIPTLLSAIYALGVYNAYQSKHAILRNFPVLGYFRYFFESISPEMQQYFIERETDGKPFPRNQRSAVYRRAKNLSDTVAFGTQLEVNHRKYEGIKHSIYAKSPSEELPRVWVGGEQCTQPYHASLFNISAMSFGALSDRAQISLNRGAKKGNFYHNTGEGGISPHHMEGGDLCWQIGTGYFGCRDEEGKFNPELFEKYATLPNVKMVEIKLSQGAKPGHGGVLPGVKNTPEIAAIRHVTPGMTVISPPSHTSFSDAAGLLRFVQQLRELSGGKPVGFKLCIGDTKEFEDICVQMNVLKIYPDFITIDGAEGGTGAAPPEFSDGVGMPLEPALIFVNRTLNNYNVRHKLRVIASGKVLTSLDILRAISMGADMCNNARGFMFSLGCIQALRCNTNNCPTGVATQDKMLIKGLDVTDKAERVYHFHKNTLHTCNELIAAAGRSSYEEVDATMFMRGDEFDHLADLYFPDILGNVKQKAR, encoded by the coding sequence ATGAGAGATAAGTTTTTATCTTGGGGAATTGTATTAGTAGCTGCTATATGGATTATAGCACTGCTGATCAGAGCGCATTATTGGATACCAACACTGTTATCCGCAATTTATGCATTAGGTGTATACAATGCTTACCAGTCAAAACATGCTATTTTGAGGAACTTTCCTGTATTGGGATACTTCAGGTATTTTTTCGAGAGTATTTCACCTGAAATGCAGCAATATTTTATTGAGAGGGAGACAGACGGGAAACCGTTTCCAAGAAATCAGCGTTCTGCAGTATACAGACGTGCAAAAAATTTAAGTGATACCGTGGCTTTTGGTACACAGCTGGAGGTTAATCACAGAAAATATGAAGGGATCAAGCATTCTATTTATGCAAAATCACCGTCAGAAGAGCTTCCGAGAGTATGGGTAGGAGGAGAACAATGTACACAGCCTTACCACGCCTCATTATTTAATATCTCAGCCATGAGTTTCGGAGCATTGAGTGACAGAGCTCAGATCTCCCTGAACAGAGGGGCCAAAAAAGGAAATTTTTATCACAATACAGGAGAAGGAGGAATTTCACCCCACCATATGGAAGGAGGTGACTTATGCTGGCAGATCGGAACAGGATATTTTGGATGTCGTGATGAAGAAGGAAAGTTCAATCCGGAGCTTTTTGAAAAATATGCGACACTTCCTAATGTTAAAATGGTGGAAATTAAATTATCACAAGGGGCAAAACCAGGACATGGAGGAGTTCTTCCAGGTGTAAAAAATACTCCGGAAATTGCAGCGATTCGTCACGTAACACCAGGAATGACCGTTATTTCGCCACCATCGCATACCTCATTCTCTGATGCAGCCGGATTGCTAAGGTTTGTACAGCAGTTGAGAGAACTTTCAGGAGGAAAACCTGTAGGATTTAAGCTTTGTATCGGTGATACCAAAGAATTTGAAGATATCTGCGTTCAAATGAATGTTCTGAAAATTTATCCGGACTTTATTACCATTGACGGAGCGGAAGGAGGAACTGGAGCTGCTCCGCCAGAATTCTCGGATGGAGTAGGTATGCCATTGGAACCAGCTTTGATATTTGTCAACAGAACACTTAATAACTATAATGTAAGACACAAACTAAGAGTAATTGCCAGCGGAAAAGTTCTTACCAGTCTGGATATTCTGAGAGCAATTTCGATGGGGGCTGATATGTGTAACAATGCAAGAGGATTTATGTTCTCTCTGGGATGTATTCAGGCATTGAGATGTAATACAAACAACTGTCCTACGGGAGTCGCTACACAAGATAAAATGCTTATCAAAGGACTTGATGTGACAGATAAGGCAGAAAGAGTATATCATTTCCATAAAAACACCCTTCATACTTGCAATGAACTGATTGCCGCAGCAGGAAGAAGTTCTTACGAAGAAGTAGATGCTACCATGTTTATGAGAGGAGATGAATTTGACCACCTTGCAGATCTTTATTTCCCGGATATCTTAGGAAATGTGAAGCAGAAGGCAAGATGA
- the panC gene encoding pantoate--beta-alanine ligase: protein MEVIKNRKVLQDFIERQKEMGKRIGFAPTMGALHKGHLSLYEEARKENDLVISSIFVNPTQFNNSEDLEKYPRDVNRDILILQTSGLVDAVYIPEVADIYPEKTESQRYDFDGLENEMEGKSRPGHFDGVGTVVEELFRQIQPDNAYFGEKDFQQLAIIKKMVDKKHLSVKISGVPIYRAENGLALSSRNQRLHEDRKEASKVIYETLQKVNDWFRTVTIPEIKERVTDIFDNQQGMKLEYFLIADENTLQETDFFYKDRKFRAFIVVVVDGVRLIDNMHLD from the coding sequence ATGGAAGTTATAAAAAACAGGAAAGTCCTTCAGGATTTTATTGAAAGACAGAAAGAAATGGGGAAAAGAATTGGCTTTGCACCTACTATGGGCGCTTTACATAAAGGCCATCTTTCTCTGTATGAAGAGGCAAGAAAAGAAAATGACCTTGTTATTTCTTCAATTTTTGTAAATCCAACCCAGTTCAACAATTCTGAAGATCTTGAAAAATACCCAAGGGATGTTAACAGAGATATTCTTATTCTTCAAACTTCAGGTCTTGTAGATGCCGTTTACATCCCTGAGGTAGCAGATATCTACCCTGAAAAAACTGAAAGCCAGCGTTATGATTTCGATGGATTAGAAAATGAGATGGAAGGAAAATCCAGACCAGGACATTTTGATGGTGTAGGAACTGTTGTAGAAGAGCTTTTCAGACAGATACAGCCTGACAATGCTTATTTTGGAGAAAAGGACTTTCAGCAGCTTGCTATTATTAAAAAGATGGTAGATAAAAAGCATCTTTCCGTTAAAATATCAGGAGTTCCCATCTACAGAGCAGAAAACGGATTGGCATTAAGCTCAAGAAACCAGAGACTTCATGAAGACCGAAAAGAAGCTTCTAAAGTCATTTATGAGACTTTACAAAAAGTAAACGATTGGTTCAGAACCGTTACAATACCGGAAATAAAGGAAAGGGTAACAGATATTTTCGACAACCAACAGGGAATGAAGCTGGAATACTTCCTGATTGCCGATGAAAACACTCTGCAGGAAACTGACTTCTTCTATAAAGACAGAAAATTCAGAGCCTTTATTGTAGTAGTTGTGGATGGTGTAAGATTAATTGACAATATGCATTTAGATTAA
- a CDS encoding DUF1572 family protein: MKDLFVKRFEYYKSLGDKTFGQLTDEQMFWQHNDESNSIAVIVKHIAGNMLSRWTNFLTEDGEKSWRNRDGEFVNTFTTKEQVLDFWEKGWECFFDALEKINDDNMYSTTYIRGEAHPVIDAVLRQLAHYPYHIGQIVYIAKMIKNEDWNTLTIARNRSQEFNTEMKGKFLNNEPDANSSPVCFQNSPEVRDEYKQ, from the coding sequence ATGAAAGACCTGTTTGTAAAACGTTTTGAATATTATAAATCCCTGGGAGATAAAACATTTGGTCAGCTTACTGATGAACAGATGTTCTGGCAGCATAATGATGAAAGTAATTCTATTGCCGTCATTGTGAAGCATATTGCAGGAAATATGCTTTCAAGATGGACTAATTTTCTGACTGAAGATGGAGAAAAATCCTGGCGTAATCGTGATGGAGAATTTGTCAATACATTTACGACTAAAGAGCAGGTACTGGATTTTTGGGAAAAAGGCTGGGAATGTTTTTTTGATGCTCTAGAAAAGATAAATGATGATAATATGTATTCAACAACTTATATCAGAGGGGAAGCTCACCCTGTTATTGATGCTGTTCTCCGCCAGCTGGCTCACTATCCTTATCATATCGGCCAGATTGTTTATATCGCTAAGATGATAAAAAATGAAGATTGGAATACACTGACTATTGCCAGAAACCGTTCTCAGGAATTTAATACAGAAATGAAAGGCAAGTTTTTAAATAATGAACCGGATGCCAATTCGTCACCCGTCTGCTTTCAAAACAGCCCTGAAGTAAGGGATGAATATAAACAATAG
- the glgP gene encoding alpha-glucan family phosphorylase — MDFRNFRIPYNINPQYSKKTAYFSMEFALEQVLKIYSGGLGFLAGSHMRSAYNLKQDLIGIGILWKFGYYDQARNHDQTLQPVWTRKMYSFLEDTGIKFQIEIHSAPVWVKVWYLDPETFNTAPMFFLSTDVPENDHVSKTICHKLYDANESTKLAQYILLGKGGAKLLDELNIERDVYHLNEAHGLPAAFYLLKKYNGDLSKVKEKLVFTTHTPEEAGNEKHSFRLCYDMSYFSGYSMEEVKKIEGSNDDRFNHSLCALRMARIANGVSQLHGVVSRAMWNKYSDICEITSITNAQEFKYWSDKPLYNAKDENDATVFDYRKKYLKKKLFSIVADQTGNLFNPNIFTIVWARRFAGYKRAELLLHDKERFYRLLNNPKYPVQIIWAGKPYPMDYSAISTFNTLVEESKNHKSIAVLTGYELSLSKSLKQGSDLWLNNPRVPREASGTSGMTAAMNGSVNLSTDDGWIPEFARHRENSFVVPKADYLNMSIYEQDNYDLNKLYEILENEILPTYYDHPDEWRKIQHNAMNDVKDHFNSDRMADEYYRVLYNETK; from the coding sequence ATGGATTTTAGGAATTTCAGAATACCCTACAATATCAATCCTCAATATTCAAAAAAAACCGCCTATTTTTCGATGGAATTTGCTCTTGAGCAAGTACTTAAAATATATTCGGGAGGACTTGGCTTTCTGGCAGGATCTCATATGAGAAGTGCCTACAATCTTAAGCAGGACCTTATAGGAATCGGTATTCTTTGGAAGTTTGGTTATTATGACCAGGCGAGAAATCATGATCAGACTTTACAGCCTGTATGGACGAGAAAAATGTACAGCTTTCTGGAAGATACCGGAATAAAATTTCAAATCGAAATCCACAGTGCTCCGGTTTGGGTAAAAGTATGGTACCTTGATCCTGAAACGTTCAATACGGCACCAATGTTTTTTCTTTCCACAGATGTTCCGGAAAATGACCACGTTTCCAAAACGATCTGTCACAAATTATATGATGCCAATGAATCTACCAAGCTTGCCCAATATATTTTATTAGGAAAAGGAGGAGCCAAGCTATTGGATGAATTGAATATTGAAAGAGATGTTTACCATCTTAATGAAGCTCACGGACTTCCGGCAGCCTTTTACCTGTTGAAAAAATATAACGGAGACCTCAGTAAAGTTAAGGAAAAACTGGTTTTCACGACCCATACACCTGAAGAGGCAGGAAATGAAAAACATAGTTTCAGATTATGTTATGATATGTCCTATTTCTCCGGTTACAGCATGGAAGAAGTAAAAAAGATTGAAGGCTCCAATGATGACCGTTTCAATCATTCCCTTTGTGCATTGAGGATGGCCAGAATTGCCAACGGAGTTTCCCAGCTTCATGGTGTGGTTTCCAGAGCCATGTGGAATAAATATTCTGACATCTGTGAAATTACGTCTATCACTAACGCACAGGAATTTAAATATTGGTCTGATAAACCTTTATACAACGCCAAAGACGAAAATGATGCAACTGTTTTTGACTACCGTAAAAAGTATTTAAAGAAAAAGCTGTTCAGTATTGTTGCAGATCAAACAGGAAATTTATTCAACCCTAATATCTTTACCATTGTCTGGGCAAGAAGATTTGCAGGCTATAAAAGAGCAGAACTTCTTTTACATGATAAAGAAAGATTCTATAGGCTTCTGAACAACCCGAAATATCCGGTACAAATCATCTGGGCAGGAAAACCTTATCCAATGGACTATTCCGCCATTTCCACATTCAATACTTTGGTGGAGGAAAGTAAAAATCATAAAAGTATAGCTGTTCTTACGGGATATGAACTTTCCTTAAGTAAATCTTTAAAACAAGGTTCGGATCTATGGCTTAATAATCCCAGAGTTCCAAGGGAAGCTTCAGGAACTTCCGGTATGACAGCAGCCATGAACGGCTCAGTGAATTTATCCACTGATGACGGCTGGATCCCGGAATTTGCCAGACACAGAGAAAACTCTTTCGTTGTTCCGAAAGCAGATTATCTGAATATGAGCATCTATGAACAGGACAACTATGATTTAAACAAATTATATGAAATTCTTGAAAACGAGATTCTTCCAACCTATTATGATCATCCTGATGAATGGAGAAAAATCCAGCACAATGCAATGAATGATGTGAAAGATCATTTCAACAGCGACAGGATGGCAGATGAATATTATAGAGTGCTTTATAATGAAACGAAATAG
- a CDS encoding glycogen/starch synthase yields the protein MPNQKILYITTEMYPYQEDTNMAAVVNKMALKMHQEGNDVRVFMPRFGQISERKFQLHEVIRLSGMNIIINDLDQPLIIKVASLPGERLQVYFIDNEEYFKRKQYYFDDEGTPFEDNDERAIFFARGVIETIKKLNWVPDVIHLNGWMASFVPIYLKTYYESDTYFKDAKIVLSLYNEKDADLDKKIDEKLQFDNISGLKALDNPTIKSFVIESMNYVNAVVKGDEFLDEDLDKAFNETSTEKSEYLDIDSINQLY from the coding sequence ATGCCGAATCAAAAAATACTGTACATTACTACAGAGATGTATCCATATCAGGAAGATACCAATATGGCTGCAGTGGTAAACAAAATGGCACTTAAGATGCACCAAGAAGGCAATGATGTAAGAGTTTTTATGCCAAGATTTGGACAAATAAGTGAGAGAAAATTCCAACTTCATGAGGTGATCCGTCTTTCAGGAATGAATATTATTATCAATGACCTGGACCAGCCTCTTATCATTAAAGTAGCGTCTCTTCCGGGGGAAAGACTTCAGGTTTACTTTATTGATAACGAAGAATACTTCAAAAGAAAACAATACTATTTTGACGATGAAGGAACTCCTTTCGAAGACAATGACGAAAGAGCTATTTTCTTTGCCAGAGGAGTTATTGAAACCATTAAGAAATTAAATTGGGTACCTGATGTAATTCATTTGAATGGATGGATGGCTTCTTTTGTTCCAATTTATCTTAAAACTTATTACGAATCAGATACTTATTTCAAAGACGCAAAAATTGTACTTTCTCTTTACAATGAGAAAGATGCAGACCTGGATAAAAAGATCGACGAAAAACTACAGTTTGATAATATTTCAGGATTAAAAGCGTTAGATAACCCAACAATTAAAAGTTTTGTTATCGAAAGTATGAACTATGTAAATGCTGTTGTGAAAGGTGACGAGTTTCTGGATGAAGACCTGGATAAGGCTTTCAATGAAACCTCTACTGAGAAGTCGGAATATCTTGACATAGATTCTATAAATCAACTTTATTAA
- a CDS encoding DUF6496 domain-containing protein, with the protein MSKTKYSEKAQDKVGKVMHEFKEGKLKSSSGKKVTSRKQAVAIGISEAKEKGLKVPAKKNSK; encoded by the coding sequence ATGAGCAAGACTAAATATTCAGAAAAAGCTCAGGACAAAGTAGGAAAAGTGATGCACGAATTCAAAGAAGGAAAACTGAAATCTTCTTCCGGAAAGAAAGTGACAAGCAGAAAGCAAGCCGTAGCCATCGGCATTTCTGAAGCGAAAGAAAAGGGTCTTAAAGTGCCTGCAAAGAAAAATAGTAAATAA
- a CDS encoding RNA-binding S4 domain-containing protein has protein sequence MRIDKFLWSIRFYKTRNIAAEEIKKNRVSIGTSSVKSSKEVKEGDTIKIRKNQIDYKIKVIQLPKSRIGAKLVPLHIQDVTDKEQYELLKLRKMSQDYYRNKGEGRPTKKDRREMDDYVGNDIASDFTDWDDFFGETDNGEENED, from the coding sequence ATGAGAATAGATAAATTTTTATGGAGCATTCGTTTTTATAAGACGAGAAATATTGCAGCAGAGGAGATTAAAAAGAATAGAGTTTCTATAGGAACGTCTTCCGTAAAGTCATCTAAAGAGGTAAAAGAAGGAGATACTATTAAAATCCGTAAAAATCAAATTGATTATAAAATAAAGGTAATTCAGCTTCCTAAAAGCAGAATAGGGGCTAAATTGGTGCCTCTCCATATCCAGGATGTGACCGACAAAGAACAATATGAACTGTTGAAACTTCGTAAGATGTCACAAGACTATTACAGAAATAAAGGAGAAGGAAGACCTACGAAGAAAGACAGAAGGGAAATGGATGATTATGTAGGTAACGACATCGCTTCAGACTTTACAGACTGGGATGATTTCTTTGGAGAGACAGATAATGGAGAGGAAAACGAAGATTAA
- a CDS encoding T9SS type B sorting domain-containing protein: MRKLLLFILLCISHTYYSQADCATALSVCGNSNITYSPTGYGNIKELVNSGSCIDFTGEHNSIWYKITIATGGTLTFDLVPNNPDADYDWAIFGPNVTCGSLGSPIRCNAATVIGPGPATGLNMTSTLLSAAGGSLTPYCRYMDVLPGQTYYLFIDNWVSSTSSTTAPFSLTWGGTATLASPFTDPNIQTQPFNPPGIPAANPADPREVVICSSTALFDFSTLSAGILNGNQNFNVSYHLSQNDALTGNNPITAPITVNTTTVYYYSINYTDPTNATNPLNKCKQVGTFKFKDGSITVKNVTLTECNNNNAGTALFDLTTADVIGNPNVTKKYYHTMADLNAGINEITTPMAFVSAEGVVYVKVISEFGCTAVAQITLKFYPVVVVNEVTLRSCFIEGNPSTASFNLVNASVTGQTNPTKKYYPSMTDAVNQTNEILNANNYIAPNGFVYVRVSNAQGCYAVARITLVVIAPVYSATLKDVTICAEDQTTLDAGAGFKSYEWSTGATTQTIKAGIGVYWVKLKTGECIATQTVKVLPSEQPVVSGIDISNNTITVSVTGGNPAYKYSIDNIIWQDSNVFNNLSRGDHKVYVKDAYDCDPIEIGVVVPNLVNVITPNADGVNDVIDYSALGSKQNLIMNIFDRYGNKIFQADKSNGYKWDGTQGGRRVPTGTYWYSITWNENDKNNTAIKFTGWVLVKNRE, from the coding sequence ATGAGAAAACTTTTACTTTTCATACTTCTGTGCATCTCTCATACTTATTATTCTCAGGCAGATTGTGCCACTGCATTGTCCGTCTGCGGAAACTCAAATATCACTTACAGTCCTACAGGATATGGTAATATAAAAGAATTGGTCAACTCGGGAAGTTGTATAGACTTTACCGGAGAGCATAATTCCATTTGGTATAAAATTACGATTGCTACTGGAGGTACCCTTACTTTTGATCTTGTTCCGAATAATCCGGATGCCGATTATGACTGGGCTATTTTTGGCCCTAATGTAACCTGTGGAAGCTTAGGCTCACCAATACGTTGTAATGCTGCAACAGTTATCGGGCCCGGTCCTGCTACAGGATTAAATATGACAAGTACTCTTTTAAGTGCTGCCGGAGGTTCTCTGACTCCTTATTGCAGATATATGGATGTTTTACCAGGGCAAACGTATTATTTGTTTATTGACAACTGGGTAAGCAGCACCAGTTCTACAACTGCTCCGTTTTCTTTGACATGGGGCGGAACTGCCACACTGGCTTCACCGTTTACAGATCCTAATATCCAGACGCAGCCGTTTAACCCTCCTGGAATTCCGGCGGCCAACCCTGCCGATCCGAGAGAAGTGGTAATATGCTCAAGTACAGCTCTGTTTGATTTTTCTACATTGTCTGCAGGAATTCTTAATGGAAATCAAAACTTTAATGTAAGTTACCATCTGAGTCAGAATGATGCTTTAACAGGGAATAATCCTATTACAGCTCCAATCACAGTAAATACAACTACTGTTTACTATTACAGTATCAATTATACCGATCCAACCAATGCCACCAATCCGCTTAATAAATGTAAACAGGTTGGGACATTTAAATTCAAAGACGGTTCTATTACAGTTAAGAATGTAACATTAACCGAATGTAACAATAATAATGCGGGTACAGCTTTATTTGATTTAACCACAGCAGATGTTATTGGAAACCCAAATGTCACTAAGAAATATTATCACACGATGGCGGATCTCAATGCCGGTATCAATGAAATTACAACTCCCATGGCATTTGTATCTGCAGAAGGGGTTGTTTATGTAAAAGTCATCTCTGAATTTGGCTGTACAGCAGTCGCGCAGATCACATTGAAGTTTTATCCGGTAGTTGTTGTGAATGAAGTGACATTAAGATCATGTTTCATCGAAGGCAATCCTTCCACAGCATCTTTCAATCTTGTAAATGCTTCGGTAACGGGTCAGACGAATCCTACAAAAAAATACTATCCTTCAATGACGGATGCTGTCAATCAGACTAATGAGATTTTGAATGCTAATAATTATATTGCTCCAAATGGATTTGTATATGTAAGAGTTTCCAATGCTCAGGGATGTTATGCAGTAGCCAGAATTACCTTAGTCGTTATTGCGCCGGTATATTCTGCTACTCTTAAAGATGTAACTATTTGTGCAGAAGATCAGACCACGCTGGATGCGGGTGCAGGATTCAAAAGCTACGAATGGAGCACAGGAGCCACTACTCAAACGATCAAAGCAGGAATTGGAGTATATTGGGTAAAACTTAAAACCGGAGAATGTATTGCTACACAAACAGTAAAAGTACTTCCTTCCGAGCAGCCGGTTGTTTCCGGAATTGATATTTCTAATAATACAATTACGGTGTCCGTAACAGGAGGAAATCCGGCATATAAATATTCAATAGACAATATCATTTGGCAGGACTCCAATGTTTTTAATAATCTTTCAAGAGGAGATCATAAAGTATACGTAAAAGACGCTTACGATTGTGATCCCATAGAAATAGGAGTGGTTGTACCAAATTTGGTTAACGTGATAACCCCGAATGCAGATGGCGTGAATGATGTGATTGATTATTCAGCATTAGGCAGCAAGCAAAACCTGATCATGAATATTTTTGACCGCTATGGAAACAAAATCTTCCAGGCAGATAAATCAAATGGCTATAAATGGGATGGTACACAGGGCGGAAGAAGAGTGCCTACCGGAACTTACTGGTATTCTATCACATGGAATGAAAATGATAAAAATAATACAGCAATCAAATTTACAGGTTGGGTATTGGTGAAAAACAGGGAATAA